The following coding sequences lie in one Nerophis lumbriciformis linkage group LG02, RoL_Nlum_v2.1, whole genome shotgun sequence genomic window:
- the fgf8a gene encoding fibroblast growth factor 8 isoform X1, which produces MRIMTCRSSSWLLHLLAFCYYAQVTNQSPPNFTQHVSEQSKVTDQLSRKLIRIYQLYSRTSGKHVQVLPNNKINAMADDGDLHAKLIVETDTFGSRVRIKGAETGLYICMNKRGKLVGKKNGHGRDCIFTEIVLENNYTALRNARYEGWYMAFTRRGRPRKGSRTRQHQREVHFMKRLPRGQQPAHPSHQRAFDFIHYPFNQRTKRTQYS; this is translated from the exons ATGAGAATCATGACTTGTAGATCTAGTTCTTG GCTTCTGCACTTGTTGGCCTTCTGCTACTACGCTCAG GTAACCAATCAGTCCCCGCCTAATTTCACGCAGCACGTAAGCGAGCAGAGCAAAGTGACCGACCAGCTGAGCCGCAAGTTGATCCGAATCTACCAACTCTACTCCAGAACCAGTGGCAAACACGTGCAAGTTCTGCCCAACAACAAGATCAACGCCATGGCCGACGATGGAGACCTGCACG CCAAACTCATCGTGGAAACCGACACGTTTGGAAGCCGAGTGCGAATCAAAGGAGCTGAAACTGGTCTTTACATCTGCATGAACAAGAGAGGGAAGCTTGTTGGCAAG AAGAACGGACACGGTCGTGACTGCATTTTTACGGAGATCGTGTTGGAGAACAATTACACGGCGCTGAGGAACGCTCGCTACGAGGGTTGGTACATGGCCTTCACGCGTCGAGGACGACCACGAAAAGGCTCCAGGACACGCCAGCACCAGCGCGAGGTCCATTTTATGAAGAGGCTGCCGAGGGGTCAGCAGCCGGCACATCCGAGTCACCAGCGAGCGTTTGACTTCATCCACTACCCTTTCAACCAAAGGACCAAACGTACGCAGTACTCCTAA
- the fgf8a gene encoding fibroblast growth factor 8 isoform X2, which yields MRIMTCRSSSWLLHLLAFCYYAQHVSEQSKVTDQLSRKLIRIYQLYSRTSGKHVQVLPNNKINAMADDGDLHAKLIVETDTFGSRVRIKGAETGLYICMNKRGKLVGKKNGHGRDCIFTEIVLENNYTALRNARYEGWYMAFTRRGRPRKGSRTRQHQREVHFMKRLPRGQQPAHPSHQRAFDFIHYPFNQRTKRTQYS from the exons ATGAGAATCATGACTTGTAGATCTAGTTCTTG GCTTCTGCACTTGTTGGCCTTCTGCTACTACGCTCAG CACGTAAGCGAGCAGAGCAAAGTGACCGACCAGCTGAGCCGCAAGTTGATCCGAATCTACCAACTCTACTCCAGAACCAGTGGCAAACACGTGCAAGTTCTGCCCAACAACAAGATCAACGCCATGGCCGACGATGGAGACCTGCACG CCAAACTCATCGTGGAAACCGACACGTTTGGAAGCCGAGTGCGAATCAAAGGAGCTGAAACTGGTCTTTACATCTGCATGAACAAGAGAGGGAAGCTTGTTGGCAAG AAGAACGGACACGGTCGTGACTGCATTTTTACGGAGATCGTGTTGGAGAACAATTACACGGCGCTGAGGAACGCTCGCTACGAGGGTTGGTACATGGCCTTCACGCGTCGAGGACGACCACGAAAAGGCTCCAGGACACGCCAGCACCAGCGCGAGGTCCATTTTATGAAGAGGCTGCCGAGGGGTCAGCAGCCGGCACATCCGAGTCACCAGCGAGCGTTTGACTTCATCCACTACCCTTTCAACCAAAGGACCAAACGTACGCAGTACTCCTAA